The DNA segment CGGTGCTGGCGCCCTTGAAGCCGATCTCGTCCAGCCCCACACGGCCGGCAAAGTTCTCACTGGTGCCGCCGCCGCTGAGCAGGGCCAGTGCCGCCTGTTGCAGCAGTGCGGCCTCGGCACCGCCACTGGCCGTGTCGCGGCCCATGACGATCCAGGAGAGCTTTTCCGCGTCGGACATTTCCGGGTCGGAGAACAGGGTCACGCGCGGGTCGGTGGCGCTGCCCAGCACGCGCACGCCGGCCCGCACCGTGATGTTGGGGCGGATGGCGGTGATGTCCAGCGAGGGGTTGTTGTAGGGACCGTTGAAGCGGACCAGACCGCTTTCCACGTCCAGCGACTGTCCCCAGGCACGGTAGCGGCCTTGTTCGGTGCGCACTTCGCCCGTGATTTGCGGAGGGGCGCTGAGCGTGCTGCCGCCGCGCACCTGCAACTGGCCGCGCAGGCGGGTGGTGATGCCAAAGCCCTGCAGCGCAAAGTCACGTCCCAGGTTCAGGTTCAGCAGAATGTCCGGTACCTTGGCGGTGTTGGGGCTGGCTCCGGCGCTGGCCTGCTGTGCAGCCTGGCGGGCTTCCCTTTGGCGGCGTTCCGCCTCGGCCTTGCGGGAGGCGGCCGAGTGCACGACCACATCCTTGTCCAGCGAGGGCGCAGAGGCATCGGGCAGCAGGATGGCGGCACGGTCGACCGTCAGGTCGCCGCGCAGCACGAACTGGCCGTTGTCCAGCCGGGCCTGCATCTGCCCCGAGGTGCTGAGCTGCCGGTCGGCCCGCACCAGCACCTGCAGGCGTTCGGCGCGCAGCTGGATGTCCATCTGCATGCCCGACTGTCCGGCGGCGGGCTGCGGGTTCCAGGCCACAAAGCCGGAGCCTGTCAGCTGGCCGCCTTCCTGCGGGGCGGGGGTGAGGTTGCCGCTGTAGCCCAGGATGCGGGCCGTGCTGCCTTTGCCGCCTTGCAGCGTCAGTTCGGTGATGTCCAGCCGCGTGCCTTGCAGGCGTGCGCGCAGGCGGCCGTCGTGCAGATCCAGGCCGTCGAGCAGCGAGACGATGGACAGTTTGTCGGCCCCCAGGGTGCCGTCCCAGCGCGGATCGCTGCGTGTACCGGCAATGCGCACATCGGCGTTCAGGCTGCCGGTGACGCGCCAGCCGGGTGGCGCGAACATGGCCCAGATGCCGATGTCGGGCAGGTTGGCCTTGGCACTGCCCGAGAGGGGGGCGTTCTCCGGCCAGGCCCAGCCTTCGGCCGTGCGTTGCAGGGTGCTGCGCACGTCGGCACTGAGGTGGCCGGCGCGTTCGGTGTCCCACAGCAGCTGGGTGCGGACTTCGCTGTCGCGCATTTGCAGCTGCAGGCGCAGGTTCTGGATGCGGGCGCGCATGCCGCGGCCCGGCACGCGCTGTTGCTGCACGGCGCCATCGGCACGGCGCGCCACAGCGCCTTCGGAGCGGATGACGGTGACATTGGCGGCGGTTTCCTCTTCCACCACGGCCAGGCGGATGTCGCCACTGGCGCGTTCCAGCACCACGTCGGCCACCGGGCTTCGGCCTGTGGTGTCGATGTTCCAGCGCCCGTTCAGGCTCAGGTCGCCGCTGATGCCGGCGGCGGTCAGCGGGCCTTTGCCGGGCTCGGCGCCGAACGCATCGGCCCAGGCCAGCGGAATGCCTTGCAGCTGGCCCTGGCTTTGCACCTGCCAGCTGCCGTCGCTGCCCTGGCGCAGATTGATGGGCTGCCATTGCAGCCCGGCGGGTGCGCTGCCTGTGGGCGCGCTGACGCGCAATTGGCCGGCACTGGTGTCGATGCGCTGGCTGCGTATCGTCTGGCCCACGGTGCGCTGGCTGACGGTCAGCGGGCTGGCCAGTTCGGCTTTCCAGCTGCCGGCGCTGTCGGTGCCGGGGCTCCACTGGGCTTGCAGGCGCTCCACGCGGCCTTGCCAGTCCAGGGCGGCGGCGCCGCGGTTGGTCAGCAGGCCGCCTTGCAGCAGGGTGTCTAGGGCGATGCGCTGCGCACCCTGGCGCAGCTGCGTGTTCAGCGTGGCCTGCAACTGCTCGGGCGTGCCCTGCAGGTTCAGGCTGAACTGGTCAATGCGGGTGGTGCTGGCCTCCGGGCCGGCCGGTGTCCATTGCAGGCCCGTGCTGCGCAGGCTGGCCTGCAGTTGCAGGCCCGAGGCAACGGGTGTGGCCGCGGTGTGCTGCAGGCGCTGCTGCAGCTTGCCCCAACCACCTTTCCATTGCACGCTGGCATCTGCCGCGCCTTCCAGCCTGGCGCCCTGCAGCGTGTCTGCCATGCCGGGAAGGCGTTGCAGCCAGGCCAGCATCTGCGGGGCGGACTGCAGGCGCAGGCTGGCCTGGCCGGCACCTTCGTCCGGGCTGATGTGGCCCTGCAGCTCCAGCTGGGTACCGGGGGCCTGCAGCTGTGCGGTGGTGCGCACCAGCAGGCTGTCGCTGTGGAATTCCAGCTGCTTGCTGTCCAGCTGTGCCTGCATGGCGTTCAGGTGCAGCTGGCGCAGTGTCAGGACCGGGGCACTCCACTGGCCCTGGGCGCGCACGGCGTCGATGCGCAGCGGGCTGCTGTTGCCTGCGGTGCGCACCACGCGCCCGGTGGCCGGGCCGCGGGTGGTGGCAATGTCGACTTGGAAATCCACCACCGGCGTGGCACCGGCTTCTGCGGCCGGGGTGCGTGCGGTGATCTGGCCTTTGAGCGGGGCGGGGTCCAGCGTGCTCCACAGCGCGGCGGGATCGACCTGATGCAGCACGGCATCGCCTTGCACGCTGCGGGTGGTGCCGTCGTAGCTGCCCTGGGCCGTCAGGTGGCCGGTGCCCAGGTTGATCTGGGCTTCTTCCAGCCGCCAGGTCGTGCCTTGCTGCTGCACATCGGCTTCCAGCTGGTGGATGGGCAGGGCGCGCAGGTCCCAGGGGCCGGGAATGGCGTTGCGCACGTTGGCGCGCAGGTCCCAGCCGGTGGCGGAAGGGCCGGCCTGCACTTCACCGCTGAGCAGGGTGTGGGGACCGTCGGGCCAGAACAGCGAGACATCCACCTGGTGCAGCTGGGCGTGGGCGGACACCACGGGCTGGGGCTGCCAGGGTTGGAGCTTGGCGCTGAGCTGGGCGCGCAGCGTCTGGCTGCTGGCAATGTCTTCGGCTTCGCGGGCCGTGGGTTGCGGCAGGTCTTGCGCGCTGTCTTCCTGCACCACATCCTTGGCGTAGGCGCTGGCCTGGGCTTCGATCTGTGCGTCGGCGCCCGCCAGGGTGCCGCTCAACTGGACGGTGGCCAGGGTCTGCAGCCGCATGTCCTGTTCGGGCAGGGCGGTCTGGATGCTGCCGCGCAGATGGGCTTCCAGCTCCATGGGGGCCGCGCCTTGCAGCTTGAGCTGGGCGGCGTAGCGGCCTTCTGCCCAGCGCAGCGAGTTCACGGCCAGCTGGTGGTGGCTGCCGGTGTAGCGGTAGTGGCCCTGCAGCTCGGTCGCCTGCACCTCGGGCGTACCTTGCCAGACCACGGTGTCCACCTGGAACGGCAGGTCGATGCGCAGCGGCAATGTCAGCGACTGCAGCGGTTCGGTCGGCGTCTGGTCCGTGGGGTCGGGGGTGCTGCGGATGCGCACCGTGCCGATGTGCACCTGGCCCAGGCGCAGCTCGCGTGACAGCAGCGGGGACAGCTGCCAGCCGATGTCGGCCTGCTCCACTTCCACCTGCAGGGTGGGACTGGTCCAGCGCAGCCAGCCGATCTTGCCGCCATGGCGCAGCGTGCCCTGCACCTCCTTGGCTTCCAGCGTCTGCCCGGAAGGCAGCCAGCCGGCCACGCGGGTGAGGGTGCTGGCCAGGGAGTCGGCCTGGCCCATCCACCACCAGCCGCCGCCCAGCAGCACTGCCAGCAGCAGCACCAGGGCGGCCAGGGCCAGCAGCAGTTTGTGCCACCAGCGGCGGGGGCTGCGTGCCGGCGCAGCGGGTGGCGGGCTGCCATCCCGTGCAGAAGCGGGGAGGTCAGAGGAAGAGGGGGATACGGTGGGATCTGCCATGGTCAGAAAGTGAAGCCCATGCGCAGGTGCAGGCGGAATTGTTGGGTTTTGATGCCGTAGGCGATATCGGCCTGGACCGGGCCCACCGGGCTGGCCCAGCGGATGCCGGTGCCCACGCCGGTGTAGACCGTCATCTGGCTGGGTTTGTCGGCCACGCTGCCGGCATCCACGAACACGGTCTGCTCCCAGTCGGAGCGGTTGCCGCGCACGGTGATGGGGCGCTGCCATTCCACGCTGCCGGTCACCATATAGCGGCCGCTGATGAGCTTGCCCAGCTCGTTCTCCACCCCGATGGACTGGTAGCGGTAGCCGCGCACCGTGGTGTCGCCACCGGTGAGGAACAGCTGGGTGGCGGGAATGTCCACGCCGTCCTTGGCAATCACGGCGCCGCCGGCGGCACGCAAGGCCAGGCGGCTTTGGCGCCGGCCTGCCTGGTCCGGGTCACCCAGACCGATCAAGGTAAGCCAGCGTGCCGACACGCGGCCGAACGGCTCGCGCTCCGGCGTGAGGGTGGTGCCGGCGCCGACTTCCCAGGCAAAGCCGAAGCCGCTGGTGGGCGAGATCGGGTTGTTGAAGTAACGCCCGGTCCAGCCGTAGTTGGCGGTGATCGACGAGCTGCTGGTGGGCGCGCCCGTGCCCTGCAGCTTGGTGAAGTCGTACTGCAGGTAGTAGTTGCGGTCGATGCGGTCGGCACTCTTGGTGCGGCCGAACTGCAGCTGCAGGCTGTTGGTGTTGTAGTCGCCCAGCTCCTCGCGTTCGGCCTTGGCGCCGGTGAACCAGGCCCAGCCGTCTTCGTTAGGCAGGTCGACCAGGCGGGTGGACAGTATGGGGTTCTTGGTGTCGAGCTGCAGCTTGCTGACCGCACGCCAGCCCAGGCCGGGCACCCGGTTGTGGATGTGGTCCACGGATAGGCGCGGGCCGGTGTCGGTGCTGGCGCCGACGCCGAACACCCATTTCTGCAGCTTGGCTTCGCGCACCTGGGCGATGACGGGGGCATGCACTTCGGACTGGCCGGGCTGGGCGGCATCGGTGTCCAGGGTCAAAAATACCGAATCAAAGTAACCGCTGTTCGACAGGCGCTGCTGTGCATCCAGCAGCGAGGTCTGCTTGTATTCCTCGCCCACCGGCAGGCGGGCGATGCGGCGCATGCCTTCCGGGTCGTAGCGCGGCGGGGCGTCGACATCCTGCTCGCCATCCTCGGTCCGGGTGCTGTAGTTCAGTTGCAGCGGGCCAAAGTAATACGCGGGGCCCGGTGCGTAGTCGATGGACAGATCGGCCTTCTGGATGTCGGCGTCGATGTCGGCCTTGCTGCTGGCAATGCTGGCCGTGGGAAAACGCTGGGCCTGGAGGCTGCGCAGCCCCTGGCTCTTGGCGCCGCCCCAGGCCGACTGGGTGAACTGTTCGCCCGGAGTCAGGCCCCAGTTCTTGCGGATGTCGTCGCGCTGCCAGTCGCTGTGGGTTTCCTCGGCATTCAGGCCGGAGAAGCGGATGTCGGCCGTGCGGATGGTGGTGGGCGGGCCGGGATCGACCTTGACGGTGACCTCCATCGGCGCCTCTTTGGAGTCGGGCGTGTCCTTGAGCTCCAGCTGGATCTGGGGCGAGAAATAGCCCAGCGT comes from the Comamonas terrigena NBRC 13299 genome and includes:
- a CDS encoding translocation/assembly module TamB domain-containing protein, with product MADPTVSPSSSDLPASARDGSPPPAAPARSPRRWWHKLLLALAALVLLLAVLLGGGWWWMGQADSLASTLTRVAGWLPSGQTLEAKEVQGTLRHGGKIGWLRWTSPTLQVEVEQADIGWQLSPLLSRELRLGQVHIGTVRIRSTPDPTDQTPTEPLQSLTLPLRIDLPFQVDTVVWQGTPEVQATELQGHYRYTGSHHQLAVNSLRWAEGRYAAQLKLQGAAPMELEAHLRGSIQTALPEQDMRLQTLATVQLSGTLAGADAQIEAQASAYAKDVVQEDSAQDLPQPTAREAEDIASSQTLRAQLSAKLQPWQPQPVVSAHAQLHQVDVSLFWPDGPHTLLSGEVQAGPSATGWDLRANVRNAIPGPWDLRALPIHQLEADVQQQGTTWRLEEAQINLGTGHLTAQGSYDGTTRSVQGDAVLHQVDPAALWSTLDPAPLKGQITARTPAAEAGATPVVDFQVDIATTRGPATGRVVRTAGNSSPLRIDAVRAQGQWSAPVLTLRQLHLNAMQAQLDSKQLEFHSDSLLVRTTAQLQAPGTQLELQGHISPDEGAGQASLRLQSAPQMLAWLQRLPGMADTLQGARLEGAADASVQWKGGWGKLQQRLQHTAATPVASGLQLQASLRSTGLQWTPAGPEASTTRIDQFSLNLQGTPEQLQATLNTQLRQGAQRIALDTLLQGGLLTNRGAAALDWQGRVERLQAQWSPGTDSAGSWKAELASPLTVSQRTVGQTIRSQRIDTSAGQLRVSAPTGSAPAGLQWQPINLRQGSDGSWQVQSQGQLQGIPLAWADAFGAEPGKGPLTAAGISGDLSLNGRWNIDTTGRSPVADVVLERASGDIRLAVVEEETAANVTVIRSEGAVARRADGAVQQQRVPGRGMRARIQNLRLQLQMRDSEVRTQLLWDTERAGHLSADVRSTLQRTAEGWAWPENAPLSGSAKANLPDIGIWAMFAPPGWRVTGSLNADVRIAGTRSDPRWDGTLGADKLSIVSLLDGLDLHDGRLRARLQGTRLDITELTLQGGKGSTARILGYSGNLTPAPQEGGQLTGSGFVAWNPQPAAGQSGMQMDIQLRAERLQVLVRADRQLSTSGQMQARLDNGQFVLRGDLTVDRAAILLPDASAPSLDKDVVVHSAASRKAEAERRQREARQAAQQASAGASPNTAKVPDILLNLNLGRDFALQGFGITTRLRGQLQVRGGSTLSAPPQITGEVRTEQGRYRAWGQSLDVESGLVRFNGPYNNPSLDITAIRPNITVRAGVRVLGSATDPRVTLFSDPEMSDAEKLSWIVMGRDTASGGAEAALLQQAALALLSGGGTSENFAGRVGLDEIGFKGASTDSTDANAGAALTLGKRLSKDLYVTYEQSLNGAMGTLYVFYEMSRRLTLRGQTGLQTAVDLIYTVRKD
- a CDS encoding autotransporter assembly complex protein TamA, translated to MLSPTTAPAPGSAFLLAGSLLLSGCSLLSKNHSADAAAASVPSGPPSFSVEVEAPDGVRELLEKHLELVRFSQHPDLRRREVVSLLNASDSNIRDLIGTLGYFSPQIQLELKDTPDSKEAPMEVTVKVDPGPPTTIRTADIRFSGLNAEETHSDWQRDDIRKNWGLTPGEQFTQSAWGGAKSQGLRSLQAQRFPTASIASSKADIDADIQKADLSIDYAPGPAYYFGPLQLNYSTRTEDGEQDVDAPPRYDPEGMRRIARLPVGEEYKQTSLLDAQQRLSNSGYFDSVFLTLDTDAAQPGQSEVHAPVIAQVREAKLQKWVFGVGASTDTGPRLSVDHIHNRVPGLGWRAVSKLQLDTKNPILSTRLVDLPNEDGWAWFTGAKAEREELGDYNTNSLQLQFGRTKSADRIDRNYYLQYDFTKLQGTGAPTSSSSITANYGWTGRYFNNPISPTSGFGFAWEVGAGTTLTPEREPFGRVSARWLTLIGLGDPDQAGRRQSRLALRAAGGAVIAKDGVDIPATQLFLTGGDTTVRGYRYQSIGVENELGKLISGRYMVTGSVEWQRPITVRGNRSDWEQTVFVDAGSVADKPSQMTVYTGVGTGIRWASPVGPVQADIAYGIKTQQFRLHLRMGFTF